The stretch of DNA AACTCAAAGATCACCCCGCCGACCAGCATGAGCAGGGACAACCGCTCCAGTCCGTGGGCGACGGAGCGGACCGGCAGCCACTCGAACAGCTTCGGGATCACTGACCACAACTTGGCCAGCAGCACCGGCACGAGGACCACGCCGAGCGTCACGTGCACGCCCTGGGTCAGCCGGTACAGCCAGTACGGATGGGTGGGCCAGGCGAAGAGGTAGAAACCCAGCAGGCCCTTGTCCGGGGTCTGGTCGTTGATGCGGTCGAGTCCCGGGTTGTAGGCGGCGTAGGAGAGCATCCCGGTGACGAAGAGCAGCGGGATTCCGATCAGCAGCACCAGTCCGAACACGGACGTCAGCCAGGGCCCGCGGAGGGGACTGCGCCAGAAGCCGGGACGGAACGGCCCCGGGGGCGGAGGAGTCCGCTCGACCCGCCGCACGAGGGCCCGGGTGCGAGCGGCCCACTTGGCGGCCTGCGCCGCCGCGACAGCGCGAGCGCGATCGAGGCATCCCTGTTTGTGCCCCTCGTCCGAACTCGGGCGCTGCGGCCCGCCGGAGCCCGGGGCCGGCGACCGTCCGCCGCTGTCCATCGGCTACCTCCACTGTCCCCGGGCCGACTCTCGGAACGGGGATCGCCCCGCGCCGTCATTGCCTGTCAGGCGTCCGCTCCAAACTTCCACAGATCGGATCGGCTTTCCCTTTCTGTCGTGCATGCGGGTGTCCGTCGCCAGCCGAACGGTCGAACCGGCGCTCCGCACGGCCCGACGGGTCGCACGAGCCTCGGGGGCGCCACCTCGGAGGGGCCGGTGCCTGCGTGTGTCAGGTGCGCAGTAGCCGCAGGTCGATGGCGTCGGCCATCGCCTTCATGCCCGCGTCGTTGGGGTGGATGTGGTCACCTGAGTCGTAGGCGGGTTTGAGGGCGGCCGGGTTCGCGGGGTCGCGCATGGTCTGGTCGAAGTCGATGACGCCGTCGAAGGCTCCGCTGGTACGGATCCACTGGTTGACGTTCTGGCGGATCGCCTCGGCGGCAGGCGTGTAGTACCCGTTGCCCTCGTCGGGCATCAGCGTTGCACCGATGACGTTGACGCGGGCGGCATGAGCCTCGTCGATCAGGGTCCGGTAGCCGTTGATGAGGTCCTGGGCGGTCAGGGGCCCGCTGTTGGGTCCGGCGTTGTTGCCGATGTCGTTGATGCCTTCGAAGAGGATCACGTCCTTGACGCCGGGCTGGCCGAGGGCGTCGTGCCCGAAGCGCTTGAGGGCGCTGGCCCCCTGCCACAGGTTGGGCACGTCGGTGAGGACCCGGTTGCCACCGATGCCGGCGTCGACGACGCTCAGCTTCTGCGGGCCCCGGTCGGCGCCCAGCCGGCGCCCGAGGAAGTCCGGCCACCGGGTGTAGGTGCCCGTGGAGGAGTGGTAGCCGTCGGTGATGGAGTCGCCGAAGGCGACGACGGTGCCCTTCGCTGTCGGCGAGACGACGTCCATCCCTGCCAGGTAGTACCACGAGGTCGTGGTGGTGCCGAACGCGGCAGCGCTGTCGTCACCGATGTGATTGCCGGAGGCGATGTAGGTCGTGTCGAATGCGTCGGAGTGCCAGGTCGACGTGCCCGTCGTGCCGGGCACGTAGAGGCTGACGAGCAGGTTCTCCCCGGCGCTGACCGAGATCGGGATGACGTCGCAGACCGCCTCTTGGCCGGCGGGGATCGTGACGTGACCGGAGTTTCCGAAGGTGACGTTCCGGGTGGTGCCGCGTGCAGCCTCTCCGCCGCTCGCCTGGACGGCCACATCCACGGCGCTGACCTCGAGCGGGGAGGTGCTGTACCGGTTGGACAAGGTGATGCGAGCGCCCGAGCCCGCGACGCTGCTGTGGACCACCATCCGGATGCTCTGGTTGCTGAAGGACGGGCCGCCGGTCGTCATGCTGGGTGACCAGGCGCTGACCCGTGTGCCCTTGCCTTGCACCGCGAACGTGGCGGCGCTCGCCACGTTCGCGGTGCTCAGCGGAACGACCGTGAGGGCAAAGCCGGTCAGCGCGCCGACCACGGTCAGCCAGGATCTGCGGCGTGGTCGGCAACCGGCCGCCACGCTTCCCTTGTTGTTGGGGGACATCGTCGATCTCCACTCTTCTCTCGTCCGCGGCGGGCTGGGCTCACCGGCTCTGGGTGAGGTGCTGTGGGGGCGCAGGAGGCGGCATCACCAAGGGCTTGGACCTGACCGCCACGATCAGCGCCGCGACGCCCTTGCTGCAGGGCGTCGTTGCGCGGGCCGGACGGCCGTCCGGTCACGTGTGACGAGCCGGCCTCAGCCGAGGCTGCCCAGGGTGACGGATTCACCGGGTTTGAGGCTGATCTTCCGTGAGGCGCTGCCCGCGACGACGGTCGTGTCACGACCGCCGACGCTCTTCAGCGTCACCCGGGTGACCTTGCCGTTCTTCCAGCTGAGGCCGGCGACGAAGCCGCCGCGGACGCCGACGCCGGATATCGAGCCCGATGCCGCCCACGCGGCGGGCAGTGCGGGCAGCAGCTCGACGTGGCCCGGCCGGGAGTAGACCATCATCTCGATCATCGCGGAGGGGGTGCCGAAGTTCGCGTCGATCTGGAAGATGCCGCGGCCTTGCCCCATGTCCATGATGTCGAAGAGGTTCGGCGCGGTGCCGTTGCTGCCGCCCGCCGATGGCTTCAGGTTGTTGACGACGAGCTGGTAGGCCTTCTCCGCGTTCTTCAGCCGTGACCAGCACAGACTGCGCCAGGCGTTGGACCAGCCGAAACTGTTCATGCCGCGGGCGGTCAGCAGGGCCGTCGCGCCGGCGAGGATGTCCTTCGGCGTGGAGTCGTCCGGGCGGATACGGTCGCCGGGGAAGAGGCCGACGAGCGGGGAGAGGTGCCGGTGTGCGGTCTCGCCGAGGTCGTCGGGCGACATCCACTCCTCCAGCCAGCCGGTCTTGGGGCTGACCACGGGCAGGTACAGGTGCCGGCGCAGACCGTCGATCGTCGCGCTGTAGGAGGTGTCCTTGCCGAGTACCTGGGTCGCGGTGCGGTAGTTGGCGAAGAGGTTCCAGACCAGTTCCTGGGCGTAGGTGATGCCCTTGGCGTCGAGCGGACCCTGCTCGGGCGACCAGTCGCTGTCGGCGATGAGGACCTCGCGCGAGGCCCCGGAGGCGTCGGTGACGGTCGTGGTGATGAGGCGTGCCTCCCAGAACTCCACCGCGCCCTTGATGAGGGGGTAGATCTTTTCGAGGTAGGCGCCGTCCTGCGTGTACTCGTAGTGCTCGAACAGGTTCTGGCAGAGCCAGGCGTTGCCGGCCGGGTGCCACCACCAGCCGCCTCCGCCGTAGGGGTTGGTGGAGATGGCCACGGTCCAGCCGGCGATCCTGCCACTGGAATTGCGGTACCGGTTGGTCGGGCTGTTGAACAGCCGCTGGGTGACGTCCGTCCAGGAAGGCAGCTGCGCGAGGCAGTAGTCCGTGAAGGCGTCGAAGCAGCCGGACAGGCCCGCGCGGTCGGCCATCCAGTAATTCATCTGGATGTTGATGTCGGTGTGGTAGTCGCCCATCCAGTCCGGGTCGTTGCCGTCCAGCCACGGCCCCTGCAGGCCCATTGGCAGGCTGCCCCGCGACCCGGAGATCATCAGGTAGCGGCCGAACTGCAGGTAGGCGGCCTCGAGCTCCGGGTCGGGGACGTCGTCCCGGTGGCGTGCCTGCACCCGGTGCCAGGTGTCCAGCTTGCGCTGTGCGGCGGACGACGTGCCGAGATTGATGTCCAGCTGCTCGAACATCGGGCGGAAGTCGGCGACATGTGTGTGCAGCAGGGTGCTCGCGGAGTGGCCGGCCGCGTCGAGGACCTTGGTCCGCGCCAGGCGCTCCGGGTCCACGGACGGGTCACGGAACCCGGCGGCCGCTTCGGGCGCGTAGTTGGTACCGCCGCTGACCACGACGGTGAGGTCCTTGCAGTCGCTGAAGGAGATCGACGTACCGTTGACGGCCACCGTGCCGCCGTTGCTGTACGCGGTGACGGCGGCGCCGTACTTCAGCCCGTTGGCGAGGGAGGCGCTGAACGAGGCGTAACGCCGGGCGCTGTCGGCGGTGGTGGACTCGCCGTGCGTGCCGGTGAGGGAGACGGTACCGGTGTAGGTGCCGCTGCCCTGCCGGGAGAAGTACAGGACGATGACGTCGTCGCGGCGACTGGCGAAGATCTGTCGGTGGTAGGTGACGCCGGACAGGTCGTACGAGGCGCTGACGAGGCCTTGGGCCAGGTCGAGTGTGCGACGGTAGTTGTCGACGGAGCCCAGGTCGTGGCCGGGGATGTCGACGGTCAGCTCGGCCAGCAGGGTCAGCGAGCCGAAGTCGTCGCGGCCGTAGGGGAACTGGCCGTCGCTCTGCAGGGTGTCGTTGAGGCCACCGGTCCACAGGGTGGCGTCGGTGATC from Streptomyces sp. 6-11-2 encodes:
- a CDS encoding SGNH/GDSL hydrolase family protein, with protein sequence MSPNNKGSVAAGCRPRRRSWLTVVGALTGFALTVVPLSTANVASAATFAVQGKGTRVSAWSPSMTTGGPSFSNQSIRMVVHSSVAGSGARITLSNRYSTSPLEVSAVDVAVQASGGEAARGTTRNVTFGNSGHVTIPAGQEAVCDVIPISVSAGENLLVSLYVPGTTGTSTWHSDAFDTTYIASGNHIGDDSAAAFGTTTTSWYYLAGMDVVSPTAKGTVVAFGDSITDGYHSSTGTYTRWPDFLGRRLGADRGPQKLSVVDAGIGGNRVLTDVPNLWQGASALKRFGHDALGQPGVKDVILFEGINDIGNNAGPNSGPLTAQDLINGYRTLIDEAHAARVNVIGATLMPDEGNGYYTPAAEAIRQNVNQWIRTSGAFDGVIDFDQTMRDPANPAALKPAYDSGDHIHPNDAGMKAMADAIDLRLLRT
- a CDS encoding glycoside hydrolase N-terminal domain-containing protein, with amino-acid sequence MDTQHTETRDNHPSRRGFLALAAAAGTAAALGGLPAFTASAAPQRPTTSPLLSAAAAAKNQLWWQAPGSSNSMIQQGLPVGNGRLGALASNDPSSELLTITDATLWTGGLNDTLQSDGQFPYGRDDFGSLTLLAELTVDIPGHDLGSVDNYRRTLDLAQGLVSASYDLSGVTYHRQIFASRRDDVIVLYFSRQGSGTYTGTVSLTGTHGESTTADSARRYASFSASLANGLKYGAAVTAYSNGGTVAVNGTSISFSDCKDLTVVVSGGTNYAPEAAAGFRDPSVDPERLARTKVLDAAGHSASTLLHTHVADFRPMFEQLDINLGTSSAAQRKLDTWHRVQARHRDDVPDPELEAAYLQFGRYLMISGSRGSLPMGLQGPWLDGNDPDWMGDYHTDINIQMNYWMADRAGLSGCFDAFTDYCLAQLPSWTDVTQRLFNSPTNRYRNSSGRIAGWTVAISTNPYGGGGWWWHPAGNAWLCQNLFEHYEYTQDGAYLEKIYPLIKGAVEFWEARLITTTVTDASGASREVLIADSDWSPEQGPLDAKGITYAQELVWNLFANYRTATQVLGKDTSYSATIDGLRRHLYLPVVSPKTGWLEEWMSPDDLGETAHRHLSPLVGLFPGDRIRPDDSTPKDILAGATALLTARGMNSFGWSNAWRSLCWSRLKNAEKAYQLVVNNLKPSAGGSNGTAPNLFDIMDMGQGRGIFQIDANFGTPSAMIEMMVYSRPGHVELLPALPAAWAASGSISGVGVRGGFVAGLSWKNGKVTRVTLKSVGGRDTTVVAGSASRKISLKPGESVTLGSLG